Proteins from a genomic interval of Rhipicephalus microplus isolate Deutch F79 chromosome 6, USDA_Rmic, whole genome shotgun sequence:
- the LOC142765120 gene encoding uncharacterized protein LOC142765120: MEDLERHAGSEQRLNNLLAATHDDSTLTKLREYAQTAWPLTKQKVPGTVRAYWSYQQEILAQDGLVFRSNKRLMGRQTWALLPVPSSHLELQTVPSSTVHGHIRDIRRKQKIYSTTAPEIYHLSRGQEVTTYTAITRTWSPAVFLRPADEPRSAILQTEDSKEIRRSREHVRIMPTQEATATVPVHQEAAGSTQALRRNTRQRREPCWYPQAERRYGLLLVQKGDL; encoded by the exons ATGGAAGACCTGGAAAG GCATGCAG GTTCCGAGCAGCGTCTGAACAACCTCCTTGCCGCAACACATGACGACAGCACCTTGACAAAGCTTCGTGAATATGCCCAGACTGCCTGGCCCCTTACGAAGCAAAAAGTTCCTGGTACAGTCCGTGCGTACTGGTCATACCAGCAGGAGATACTTGCGCAGGACGGCTTGGTATTCCGCAGCAATAAG AGGCTGATGGGACGTCAGACCTGGGCCCTTCTGCCAGTACCAAGCAGCCACCTGGAACTCCAGACAGTGCCCAGCAGCACGGTCCACGGACACATTCGCGACATACGTAGGAAGCAGAAAATCTACTCAACCACGGCGCCAGAGATCTACCACCTGTCACGTGGCCAGGAGGTCACTACCTACACCGCCATCACGCGGACCTGGTCACCAGCAGTCTTCCTGCGGCCAGCGGACGAACCACGCTCCGCGATTTTGCAAACTGAAGACAGTAAGGAAATTCGTCGCTCGAGAGAGCATGTCAGAATCATGCCAACTCAGGAGGCCACTGCCACCGTTCCAGTGCATCAAGAAGCCGCAGGATCTACACAAGCCCTACGCCGCAACACAAGACAACGACGCGAGCCTTGTTGGTACCCGCAAGCCGAAAGACGTTACGGCTTGTTGTTGGTCCAAAAAGGGGATTTGTAG